Proteins encoded together in one Pantoea sp. CCBC3-3-1 window:
- the alkB gene encoding DNA oxidative demethylase AlkB, with the protein MLDLFSEEAPWAEPLAEGAVILRRRARDEAQTLLALVEQIAAENPFHHRITPGGHRMSVAMTNCGDFGWSTDSRGYQYSERDSTTGQRWPSMPAPFRQLAQTCASEAGFPDFNPDACLINRYEPGAKLTLHQDKDEQDFQQPIVSVSLGLPAVFQFGGFERGDATQRVLLEHGDIVVWGGPSRLRYHGILPLKPGIHPATGAFRYNLTFRRAFR; encoded by the coding sequence ATGCTGGATTTGTTTAGTGAAGAAGCGCCGTGGGCAGAGCCGCTGGCGGAAGGGGCCGTGATCCTGCGGCGGCGCGCGCGTGATGAAGCGCAAACGCTGCTGGCGCTGGTGGAGCAGATCGCCGCTGAGAATCCTTTTCATCATCGCATTACCCCTGGCGGCCACCGGATGTCGGTGGCCATGACCAACTGTGGCGACTTCGGCTGGTCAACGGATTCGCGAGGTTATCAGTACAGCGAGCGTGACAGCACGACCGGGCAGCGCTGGCCTTCAATGCCGGCACCGTTTCGCCAGCTGGCACAAACCTGCGCCAGCGAGGCGGGCTTTCCTGATTTTAATCCTGATGCCTGCCTGATTAACCGCTATGAGCCGGGGGCAAAACTGACGCTGCATCAGGATAAAGATGAACAGGATTTTCAGCAGCCGATCGTTTCTGTCTCGCTGGGTCTGCCGGCAGTTTTTCAGTTCGGCGGATTTGAACGCGGAGACGCCACGCAGCGTGTTTTACTCGAACATGGCGATATCGTGGTATGGGGCGGTCCGTCACGCCTGAGGTATCACGGTATTCTGCCGCTCAAGCCTGGTATCCATCCCGCTACCGGTGCCTTTCGCTACAACCTGACGTTTCGGCGCGCTTTCCGTTAA
- the apbE gene encoding FAD:protein FMN transferase ApbE: MRKNWLYCIGLTALFLLSGCDNHQRDADSALILEGRTMGTFWRVSLAGVSPDRREKLQKQVQQRLDNDDRELSTWKPESVISRFNRYRGSEPQPVSDNMADIVTLSLRIGQKTRGEMDITVGPLVNLWGFGPDKQPIRIPSQAQIDAARALTGLQHLRVIQRSEGAYLQKDLPDLYVDLSTVGEGFATDHLARLMEQEGINNYLVSVGGAVLTRGKNAQGNPWKVAIQKPTDKENAVQARVDLQGHGISTSGSYRNYYELDGQRISHIIDPETGRPIQHKLVSATVIATTALEADGWDTGLMVLGEEKAKALALREHLAVYLIIRQGNGFTTWMSPQFNAFVLP, translated from the coding sequence ATGAGAAAGAATTGGCTCTATTGTATTGGGCTTACAGCACTTTTTTTACTTTCAGGCTGTGATAATCACCAGCGTGATGCGGACTCAGCGCTGATTCTGGAAGGACGCACTATGGGAACATTCTGGAGGGTCAGCCTGGCTGGCGTGTCGCCCGATCGGAGAGAAAAGCTGCAAAAGCAGGTGCAGCAGCGGCTTGATAATGACGATCGGGAGCTGTCTACATGGAAACCTGAATCGGTTATTTCCCGCTTTAACCGCTATCGTGGCAGCGAGCCGCAGCCGGTCAGTGACAATATGGCCGATATCGTAACGCTTTCCCTGCGTATCGGGCAAAAAACCCGTGGGGAAATGGATATCACCGTCGGGCCGCTGGTCAATCTTTGGGGCTTTGGGCCAGATAAACAGCCAATACGTATTCCCAGCCAGGCGCAGATTGATGCCGCTCGGGCGTTAACCGGCCTGCAACATCTGCGGGTGATTCAGCGCAGTGAAGGGGCATATCTGCAAAAAGATCTTCCCGATCTCTATGTCGATCTCTCTACCGTCGGTGAAGGTTTTGCTACCGATCATCTGGCGCGGCTGATGGAACAAGAGGGCATCAATAACTATCTGGTCTCTGTTGGCGGCGCGGTGCTGACTCGTGGGAAAAACGCGCAGGGCAACCCCTGGAAAGTGGCGATCCAGAAGCCGACCGATAAAGAGAATGCGGTACAGGCGCGGGTAGATTTACAGGGACATGGCATCAGTACATCCGGCAGCTATCGCAACTATTATGAACTGGATGGCCAACGAATTTCGCACATTATCGACCCGGAAACCGGACGACCCATTCAGCACAAGCTGGTTTCCGCCACGGTTATCGCGACGACCGCGCTGGAAGCGGACGGTTGGGATACCGGGCTGATGGTGCTGGGCGAAGAGAAAGCCAAAGCGCTGGCGCTGCGTGAGCATCTGGCGGTCTATCTGATTATCAGGCAGGGCAATGGCTTTACGACCTGGATGTCGCCGCAGTTTAACGCTTTTGTCCTGCCTTAA
- a CDS encoding multidrug ABC transporter permease/ATP-binding protein, producing MELLRVVYRQYRWPFVLVIFLSLLSAALGIGLIAFINRELITSLNASLLVLPEFLGLLLLLMAITLASQLALTLLGHHFVYRLRGEFIKRILDTQVERIEQIGSAQLLAALTSDVRNITIAFVRLPELIQGIILTVGSAAYLAWLSPRMLLITVIWLVITIVGGWLLVSRVYRHMAKLRDIEDSLYADYQTIIEGRKELALNRQRAQLIFETVYQEDARAYRHHIVRADTFHLSAVNWSNIMMLGAIGLVFFMANSLGWADTAIAATYSLTLLFLRTPLLSAVGALPTLLTAQVAFNKLHKFKLAAHQESFNEHVVTQEWQTLELRNLHFHYGESGFEVGPINMTLRRGELVFLIGGNGSGKSTLAMLLTGLYQPVSGLILLDGQPIDIVACRQLFSAVFTDLHLFDRLIDNQGNAADPAKVQLWLERLQMQDKLKLEGNKVLNLKLSKGQSKRLALLLAVAEQRDILLLDEWAADQDPHFRRIFYRELLPWLKEMGKTVFAISHDDHYFLHADRLLEMREGQLRELTGEARAQATLDAVQQTDTGVVS from the coding sequence ATGGAGTTGCTTCGCGTCGTTTACCGCCAGTATCGCTGGCCTTTTGTGCTGGTCATCTTTCTCAGCCTGCTCAGCGCGGCGCTGGGCATTGGCCTTATCGCCTTTATCAATCGTGAACTGATTACTTCGCTCAACGCTTCGCTGCTGGTTTTGCCGGAATTTCTGGGTCTGCTGCTGCTGTTGATGGCGATCACGCTGGCTTCCCAGCTGGCGCTGACCCTGCTCGGGCACCATTTTGTCTATCGTCTGCGCGGAGAATTTATTAAACGCATTCTCGACACGCAGGTTGAGCGCATTGAGCAAATCGGTAGTGCCCAGCTGCTGGCAGCGCTGACCAGCGACGTCCGCAATATCACTATTGCCTTTGTGCGCCTGCCGGAGCTGATTCAGGGGATCATTCTTACCGTCGGTTCTGCGGCTTATCTGGCCTGGCTTTCGCCACGTATGCTGTTGATAACGGTTATCTGGCTGGTGATTACTATTGTGGGCGGCTGGCTGCTGGTCTCGCGTGTTTACCGCCATATGGCAAAGCTGCGCGACATTGAAGACAGCTTGTATGCGGATTATCAAACCATTATCGAAGGGCGCAAAGAGCTGGCGCTGAACCGGCAGCGCGCGCAGCTGATCTTCGAGACGGTTTATCAGGAAGATGCCCGCGCTTACCGGCACCATATCGTACGTGCCGATACCTTTCACCTGAGTGCGGTGAACTGGTCAAATATTATGATGCTTGGCGCTATTGGCCTGGTGTTTTTTATGGCTAACAGCCTCGGTTGGGCAGATACGGCGATTGCCGCCACCTACTCGCTAACGCTCCTGTTCCTGCGCACGCCGCTGCTTTCCGCCGTGGGCGCTTTGCCCACCTTACTGACGGCGCAGGTGGCGTTCAATAAGCTGCATAAGTTTAAGCTGGCGGCGCACCAGGAGAGCTTTAACGAACATGTCGTGACGCAAGAATGGCAAACGCTTGAATTGCGTAATCTCCATTTCCACTATGGCGAAAGCGGGTTCGAGGTTGGGCCAATCAATATGACGCTGCGTCGGGGTGAGCTGGTGTTTTTGATTGGCGGCAACGGCAGCGGAAAATCCACGCTGGCGATGCTGCTGACCGGTCTTTACCAGCCGGTTTCCGGGTTGATTCTGCTGGATGGCCAGCCGATCGATATCGTTGCCTGTCGTCAACTGTTCTCGGCCGTCTTCACCGATCTGCATCTGTTCGATCGACTGATCGATAATCAGGGAAATGCTGCCGATCCCGCGAAGGTTCAGCTTTGGCTGGAACGTTTACAGATGCAGGACAAGCTTAAGCTGGAAGGCAACAAAGTCCTGAATCTGAAACTGTCGAAAGGACAGAGCAAACGTCTGGCGCTGCTGCTGGCAGTGGCCGAACAGCGAGACATTCTTTTACTGGATGAGTGGGCGGCCGATCAGGATCCGCATTTCCGCCGTATCTTCTATCGTGAACTGTTGCCGTGGCTGAAAGAGATGGGCAAAACCGTGTTTGCTATCAGCCATGACGATCACTATTTCCTGCATGCTGACCGCCTGCTGGAAATGCGTGAAGGCCAACTGAGAGAACTGACTGGCGAGGCGAGAGCACAGGCTACCCTGGACGCAGTGCAGCAAACGGACACGGGCGTGGTTAGCTAA